acattatgacATGAACACAAAGCAGTTCTAAATATTATACTAACCTAAAATTTCGTAGGTCTCAGGAAAAGAATTAAGAAATTTCTCTAAAATGAGCAATAAGTGTTTCCAGAAAGCAATTGTTGTATTTAGTTGGGACAAGGAGAGGAATGGACACAACTTCATTCTATAAACTTTGCAGTCCTAATCCACCACTGCAGCTTTTACGCTAGAATTGCCATGTACATTTGTAATGACctacaaaacaacaacaacaacatggcCTTTCAATCCCAAGCAAGATGGGGTAacctagagttgaaacccaacaagagcacATGAATAGAAGTTTTCCGAGCACTCCTATCCaaggctaaatctttgggtatattccatcccttcaaatctccttttattgcctcttcccgtgtcaattttggtcttcctctgcctctcttcacattactgtcacgccttagggttccactacgcaccggtACCTTCGgaggccttcgttggacatgtccagaccatctcagccggtgttcgataagcttttcttcaattggtgctacccctaacctatcacgtatatcctcattccggactcgatccctCTTCGTgtgaccacaaatccaacgcaacatacgcatttccgcaacacttatctgctggacatgtcgtATTTTTGTAtgccaacattctgcaccatacaacattgtaggtctaatcgccgtcctataaaacttgccttttagcttcaatggtaccctctcgtcatataaaattcctgatgcttggcgccacttcatccaccccgctttgattctatgactagcatcctcatcaatatccccatctcgttgtagcattgatcccaaatatagaaatgtatccttcctaggcactacttggctttccaaactgacatcATGACTAGCTTAATACACAGTAGATCACGCAGTTGGTCAAGTACGATCCATTACTCGTGTTGAAGCTGACAGAACCACATCCAGTATTTCAACATCAAAATTCACTCGGATTCAGTAGGTCAAGTACAATCAACCAGATTATCAGGCTGAAACTAACACAACCAAATGTGGTACTTCATCATTGTAATTAGCTCGGGCAAAATACAGACCACAACCGCAAATTAGCactcaacataagtaaacatgtGACGAACAGTGGATCATCATATGAAGCAAGGGGGGAGGGGACAAGACGGCGCAAGGAACAGACCTGAGACCTTGTCCTCCCACCAGTAGATGAACCTGAGGTTGGCCCCCTGCTTGTCCACCTTGTAGAGCTGGTACCAGTGCTCCGCCACCTCGGCTCCCAGCACGGCACCGGTGATCGCCCCGAACCCGGTCGCCAGCAAGACGCCTGCAGGCAATCACAATCAAATCGTCGATCAGCAGCAACAACGGAACAGAGATCACGATCGATCTGGAAACCCtggcagccgcagccgcagccgcaaaAGCATCTATCCCCATCGTACCGTGCGGCGCCttggagtacttgaacgccacGCCGCCGAGGtgggcggcgccgacgagggcCCCGCCGAGCGCGAACTTCCTCGACTCCCGTAGGACCTTGAGCTGCAGTAACCGCATCGCATCGCATCTGTGGTCAGACGAGAagcgagaggaagaggaggaggcacGGATGGAAAGTGGGGAAGCGGATAGGGGCGCCGACCTGGGGCCCGTAGACGGGGTCGGAGGCGATGAACTCCTCGACGTCGGCGTCGGACCACTTGGGGAGGGGCTCGGCGCGGCCGTAGACCTTCTTGAAGTAGTCGAGGAAGGCGAGGTTGCGCGCCCAGTGCTGCTTCACGCCCTCGAAGTGCTCCCCgatccccatcgccgccgccggttcgCTGATCCCTTTGGATTCCTTtcgacggcgaggaggtggaggtggtgtggGTGCCCTTGCTGCGGTTGGTCTGGTGGGATTCCGGCCggggaaggaagaagagggtCAGATGATAAATGGGCTTTTCTGCTCCGGGCTCGAATGGACGGACCTACTACTATATGGGCTTTTGTTGGCGGCGATTGAAGCAAAGTGATGGGCCTCCATGTAGCAGCTTCCGTTCTAGCCCAATAAATGATCCTTCCCGCATGAAACCGTGCGATCGGCGTCCAAAACCAAACCAGGCACAAAAACAACTCGGAAAACGAGAAGCCCTCTCTCGATCTGTTGCTGTTTCCTTGAGTTTCACTTGCGTTAGATTGAATTTTCACTTTGGTGCTTGGATAGGGCGATAGGCAAAGATTGTTTCCTTAACCTAGCTGCTTTCAATTttaccttctttttctttttgaagattccttttgttttatgCTCCCTCCGATTCTTTTTGAAGAAAACCATGCATGCTTGTGTGCATTGTAGGTGAATCGATTGCTcgaatgaatagtaatttgggatgatGGAGAAAGTACAGTATTATTTTTCTGTCCCCAGTTCAGGTTACCATTTAGTATTCCCAACATTGAACTTTTATTCCCATGCTTTACTGTATACAGGACATCTGGTACCATATACATTCTCTACTGCCACTGCGTGATGATGCTCGTGCCGCTTGCCTATGATCTCGTGCCTTTCTACGTTCCTGAAGATGTCATCCCAACCTTACCTTGAATAGGGATGTGCTTCTCTCGAAAGAACACGCATACGGAGTGAATGTCAGCCAAATAATTGACAGTATTCTAAGAAACCACTCAGGCACTGGTGTGAAGGTATTGGAGCTTCAACTATATGACATCACCGATCACCGTCTCGACAGTTGGCTTCTAAGAACAACTGTCTTGCTTTGGAGCTGTTGGACCTTAGTAATTGCAGTAAGGTAATTTGCCTGAAGGTACCTTGTGTGCTGCAAAAGTTTAGCTGCCTGGAGGTTAATGGATGCTGGAGGCTCCAAATCTCTCCAGTTTACGCTTTGATGGAAATGTAAAGCTGTCACTTAGAGAAACATTGAAGATGAAGCGCTTACGCATGATCCGATCAAGAGCTGTCTGTTACGCTCGTGCCGATCTGTCATCCATTATGCCAAATCTtgagtctcattttttttcgtgaatacgcaggagagctgtgtatctttgtattaagaagaaaaaaggtttGTACATTGCGGGCCTAtccgggcgcacgcacacgggttTAGGCAGGTTTTAGCTTACATTACACCACCACAACGACAACACAAATGGCGCAGAAAGGCCGAAATCAAAAATGCTGATCTAAAACACTTGATGGTATCGGGCAGCCTATGGCAGCTAGGTGTTTTGCACCAGAGGCGCACCAAAGTTGCCCTTCCTGAATGATCTCCTGCAGCAGTTGTAAGGCATCCTTTGGTGGCGATCTTGCAAACACCCTTTCATTGCGTTCCTTTCATATTTTCCATGAAACAAGCATAAACGCTGAATCGAAGCCTTTCATTTGCTCGGAATGGACACCGCTTCTCTTGCTGAGCCACCAGTCTAGCAGTCCGACTGAATCTTGAGTCTCATATGCTCCAGTAATGAGGTATGCTATAAAAACAAAGGTGTTATATGCCTTGTGTATAATTGATCTGAAACATATGGCTGTATGTTGTGCAGGTGGTCGATACACCTATGTTGCCTACAAAATTTCTCTACCTCAAGCACCTGACCATAGTGTTGATTACATCATCAGGACCTGCCTTCTCCCCATCCTACGATTATCTTTCACCGGTTTCCTTCCTTGGATACTTTTATCTTGGAGGTAAGGCACTGTTCGTTCATTCCATCGTGCCAATTAAAGATATCCATCTGGTCACTGCATTGGATCCACTAGCTCAATTTCCTTTTTCATTCTCTTCAGGTAAGTGAGCAATGCGTGGAGCATGAATCGGTTTTTGGAGGTTCCTCAGATTTGAGGCAGATACCAGAACACCGCCGCTGCTGCCTCAGGAATGTAAAGACGACAGGGTTCAGCTCAGCCAAGAGCTTGCCTTCGGTGTCCTCTAGCACTTTGTGATTAGCAATAGCAAGTGATCTTCATCACCGAATAAAGAATCAATGAAAAGCACAGCAACACGTGGTTATACGGGCGCTAGCCATCCTAGTAGACTAACGAGGCCCAAGGGAAATGATTTCCCACAGAACGTTGAAGCTTGCCTTTCACTTGGAGGATGGAAACAAAAGTTCTaaggaaaatgaaaacaaaGAAGCCCAAACATAAATGGGCCGTGCACATCTAGAGAGAGAGATTATGAGTTAGTGGGCCGAGACCACCACAAAGAAAGCAAGCAAGCTCCCAAAAtttggtttttgttttgtttttgtaaTTAAAATTTGACTTTCAATGAACATCAGATGTCCTGTTTGCGACCTTCTGGAATCCTTTCCTAGAAATTATGTGGTATCTTTGTATTTTCATGAATCAGAAGTTGCGTTTCATGCATCTTTCCCACAAGTTCCAGATAATTAGTAGTGAATTGGGTCAACGATAAAATCTTTAAAACTACACGGTAAGCCCTAGAAGCCATCTAGTATATCGTTCGCTGATGTTTTGAAGTTTCAGCCAAGATAAGTTGTCTAGGATTTCTGAAATTGTTTCAAATTTAAGGTCAAACGAAAACTGTGAGACGGTGGCTGTTCAGGAATGATTGTATAACTGGTTGTTCAGTAGCTCCCGTAAGAACATCTGAAGCTGTAAACCAAATAGCAGCATgttgaaacaaaacaaaaaaaaaatacaccaCAGAATCGAAAGTAACCCCTCTTGCTCCCTCTTCCTCTGAAGTAGCGAAAGAAATGTCCAGCATTGGTTCATAATCATCTCTATCTACACACCTCAAAACATGACGTTTGGGAGCCTCTCGCTTATTGTTCTTGCTGCGATTTTTCGCTCTTTTTGGCGGAAGAACGGCAGGGGGAGGACGCCTGGTATTAAAAGACTGTAAGGGACTGCTAGTACTCGACCGACGCATTCATTTCTGCTTTGCCGGATCCTACTGTGCAGCTGCGATCGTCGACGAGGACCGGCCAGGCCACACAGGCGGTGGCGCCTGTTTgcgcggcggagacggcggtggcTTCTGGGCTTGAGCTGCTGCCTCGAGCTCCGAGGTCAGCATGTCGAACATGACCTGGACGTCCTTGTACCCGCAGGTCTGCACGTCCTCGTGGAGCTTCAGGATGCCGCCACTGCCTGTGTTGAGGTGAGATCTTGTCAGACGCATAGTGGCGAGGAAAACAAAATTCATGAATCAGCTATCAGTTCTGTGAAGAGGCATTATTCATGTGTTTTCTTAAATTAATCTCGGGAAAGCGAAATAAACAGAACCATCAAGAACCTCCCTTAAAAGTTCATCAGACAGATATAGCCAAACTTGTCATCTAATCAAAATGCTGGTTATTAATCTAAAAGTTGAATTCATAAGCAAATAAATTTGCTAATTTGGTACATATACGAAACTAATGCATCTTTTAGGACTGTTGCAATTATTTAAGCAAATGATTTCCTAACAAATTTGTGCTAAACGAAATAAAGAACTCTATTGAACGTGAGGCTTAGCTTGGGATTTCCATGACAAACGTCGAAGCGCAGcaccaaaagaaaacaaaaatcaaCAAGGCAAGGTGGCAAATGTAACGAGGACATCTTTGCAGAAAAAACATGTAGAAGGAGAAATATTCACTTATTGCTTTACACTTTGTTACTATTTTATAATGTAAAAGAGACAGTCCCTCCACTTCCCTTGGGCTAAACCGCCAAATGGCATCATAGGTAGGAACTTTGGACCATCCCAATCCCAAGAAAAGTTACCAGAAATTGACCTAAGCAACCCAATGGACGGCTGCGGTACAAAAAGAGAACCTCCCTAAAAAAGAATGCAAAAGCAGCATTGGCCACGTCCCAAAAGATCGGTACAAATCATATAGTGAGTGACGCCCTTTTGTTTAAGAAACTTCCTACTGATGATTCTCTGATGCACCGTTGAAAAGTGATTCTCTGATGCCATCTGCAGTTTCACTGCCAAGGCACCGTGTCCGTTTGGCCTGAGCAGCCTTTTTCCCCGCTGTGGCTGACATAGGCTCACGAATCACGATTTTGGTCCACAGGGGATGGCTCCATCCGGTTTCGATTTTCTCCTCTCTCGGCACCCAGGACGTGGATTTTGTACGAAACTTAAGGTAAAAATCTCCCAAAACCTCGCACAATTCCCGTGCTCCCAAGAAAGCAGGCTCCACTGCTCCAGTATTCAATCAAAGGCTGCATGCACAGGAAGCTACTGCTGCATCGTGAAGCTTTTCTTTTACTACTACTGCATGCAGAAGCCCATCCGGTTCTGCATTCACTCGCCGCGCTCCACCCCAGTACGCATACGTATCCAAGGCACGCGAGATATTTAAGGCCGGCACGTGGGCCGATAGCGACATCCGACGCGggacacagcagcagcagcggccggGGCCCACCGTCGGCGGCGCTAAAGGTCAATGGCGGCAGCGGGGGGCCAGCGGgccagggagagggagggggccgtGTCAATGTGCCACCATGTGGCGCGTGTGCGCGTGTGTGTGGTTGGGGGACGGACGCGCCCCTGGCTGCGGCCCCGCGCGCGCCTCGTGGTGAGGCCGCCGGGCCAcgcagcgcggcgcggccaTTCAAGTCGAGATCGTGCGGAGATTTTCGTGCGGCTGCTGCGCAACGGGATCCGGGCGAGGGGGATGGATCCAATATAAGCCGCTCCTTTTCGCTGCGCTGCCATtgccagcagcggcggcagcagccccTTGTACCCTTCAATTCAAGCCTTCACCTTCGTGAATCTGATGACTAGCTATTCATGCTATGTGATATCCTGGAGGGAGACGTTTACCTCTGCTTGGTCGTTTCTCAGATTGTGCTAAACTTGGCATTGAGGCGCAGCCCACATGATATAGCCCGGTCGATGCAGGCTAGTTAGTATTCAAGCTGAATATTACGTgtccttttttccctttttttttacaaatttgaGTGTCGATTTCATATACTACTGCATTTTTTTGAACAGAAAAAACTGGAGAAGAGAAACAGTAGAGCCGAAACCGACTTCAGTTCCGGAGTTCAGGGAGAGAACAACCAATAGAGCAGTCGAGTGCTGTGTGTAACCAGAACCGAGCCTGGTACCAGCTGAGTCGCCAAAACGAAAATTCGAGAGACGAGCATACTCTAACCCTCGTATCATGCATGTATGTTTTTGGAGATGATTTGACCATTAATTTCGTATACCCTTCCTTAACCCTTATTTCGTTGAACATGTTCTACGATTCCTCTGTAGAATCCGGAACAGAGACAAAGCGAACCCGAGTCAGCCGACGAACTCGACAACAAAATCGAGCAAGCAACCACTACGAGTCTACGACGCCCAGGAGAACGAACGAGATGTACGATCGCTTTTTCGAGTCTAATTCTCAAGGATTCCCCCCAAAACATTAACAGAGAGAGCATCCGGatgagggaagggaagggaagggggcaGGGATGGTCACTGACCGGGCTTGCGCGCGCGGAgccgcgcggcgacggcggcccaggcgcggcgcgcgcggggcacCACCTTCCTCCGCCACCACGCCACCATCCCGCGACGCTGGCGACGGTGCCCCTTCTTCCGCCTGCGAGGCTGCGCTGCCTGCCTCCGAGTCtcctggccgcggcggcgtcgccctgCCCCGGCGGGGTGTGTGTCTGCCTGTGAAGGGGAGTCGGGGGCAGCGCGTGGTTTCAGTTGGGTTcggcaggcaggcagaggcaggGGGGGGTGTTTTATCCCGTGGGTTCCGGTCGGCCGGGCGCGGGGCACCGTTCGGGCTGGGTtcggttgggttgggttggggcGCTTGCGTGCTGCGACTCGCGGCCGGGTTTCTCGGAGGCACGTGGTtggcgcctgccgccgccgcaccggctCATCCGGAGTTTGTTCTTCCACGGAAAACATCcggtttttcttttcttgcactCTGTTACTGTTACCCCTGTACCGATTATCCGTAATCTCTTTAGCAACAACTTACTTTTCTAACCAATGGCTAACAAAATTCTCTGatgttttttgtttctttgtcaGCTGTTgtttattactccctccgttttaaattgtaagtcattccaagaatcttgaagagttaaagtatctcaagtttgaccaaatttatatgataatataataacatttatgatgtcaactaagtatcattagattccttatcaattatattttcatagtatatctagttgatgtcataaatctttatatttttctctataattttggtcaaacttgagatgctttaagTCTCCAAGATTCTCGGAATGACAtacaatttgggacgaagggagtaccTTTTTCGCACAATGAGTGTGCATGCTTGTGTCCATGGCTTCGACGCCTCAAGAATTGCAACTATCGATCTATGGTGTATAAGCTATCAACGCCATAATAACGTAAACATCTTATATCATGTTTAACCTCATTTTTTTCCGTCTCCAAGCAATCATATGTATCCAGATGTGAAAAAGGTTGGTTCTGAGAGCGGGTTGTGAAAAAGGTTGGTTCATATGTGAATTTATTATAGGCAAACTTCGCATGCTATAGCATCATATCTCCATGCTAAATAAGCCGTATCTAAAAATTATAAATGAGAATTAGCGTGCGGCAATATCTCATTACCATATAGTGCACGTGATGTGATCCGGCAGACTAACAACAAATAAAAGATATCCTTTGGCACAAGTCAAGCCTAAACAAAATCATTGAAACAATAAGCCACGCACCTGGCCTACCTGACAATTAGCACTAACCTCCGTTTCACAACACTAGTCAATTTTGaccaccttttctttttctaaggGGTGTACCccttactaaactttagcagctaaagtttagcaaagtatagcaacaaatttgccaaacacccttgctaaactttgTTAAACTatggttgctaaactttaaccatTTAGCAACCACTAAACTTGGGGCTGGACACCCTTTGCCCCTCATTATTGCTTATTTGGACCCCCCTCTCTCCCCCCTCGCATTAAATAAGGATAGACATGTCTCTCTACACCTCATTAAATGTTGTTtagcccatggatccaaacagccatggctaaagtttagcaactcaaGTTTAGCAAAAtttagctgctaaagtttagcaaacgGATCCAAACATACCCTAAATACTTGACACTACACGCTTCCCAAGATTTGTTTTCCAATTTTGCCCTTAGTATGGCCCACCTTGTCCCCCCATCAaccaaatataaatataaataaaaacaaaataaaaaacagAGGAAAAACTCAAATAAGAAGACATATCACACACGACACTTACCAAGCATGAAAATCTAAAGTTTCTTACTGGTACTTCAAGTTTAGCATCGTGCATACTATAGGGATACGAgttaggctacgctagcgcaaatcaaaatttctaccgcgtataaccaggaagaactgccgtataaggatcacgggattaccactcgacgcactactggtgcggaagatgtagatatgcgtcgatgcagtgaagacgatcacgtagtcgtacgtagtcgatcaacgtagtcgatcacgtccagcagctcctcagcagctcgtccacgtgcagcaagatcgcctccggtgccacggctcgtcgtcggctcgtcgtggctcgtcgacggctcgtccaagtgctgcaggcgcaacacctccaaggtatccacacgtgcagggagaaagcgtcgcaagccggactgctagatccgcgagttgcaacaggcgagggcgtgggaggcgcggcaggtgtgtttcgccaaaaggtgtgaaccctagggcgcccccacccctctatttatagaggttcctaacgggcctctaggtccgaggcccattagtacttctaaacctaatccaactcggattagatccgaattgggcttccagccccttaagtgtgtgaccctatgggttcggatatgtatagacatggcccgagtactcctactcggcccaatagtcggtagcggcctctagcaagacgtgccaactgctatacgcacacaaagatcatatcagacgaaccatcacaacataatatacatgctattccctttgcctcacgatatttggtctagcttcaagccgaccgctctttctcgatcctgtgattcggaatccctttataggttaactcttaaccgtacgtagcatgaccatgcattttcggatccgatcactcgaggggcccagagatatcactctcaatcagagaggggcaaatcccatcttgattgaccatgtctcatagcatgcttcttgacaaacccgaaagctacctttataactaccctgttacggcgtagcgtttgatagcccctaagtaggtcgatccacatctagaatacatgcgacaatctcaggtctaaggacaaagcgtatatgttgtttaaagagagaactacttctcgtgttgggtcagtcctagcacatgtctccacatgtgtccacattattagttcaacatctccatgtccatgacttgtgaaacatagtcatcaactaatacatgtgctagtctaatattcatgtgtgtcctcacatgaactccgactagggacaactttagaataaccatacaagtaaagagtttcacatacaattcacataattgcaaatcaattcaagtagccttcaatggatattcaatgaacacaatatacaaatcatggatacaaataaaatatcatcatctctatgattgcctctagggcatacctccaacacatacATACTTCAAGTTTATAGTTGTTGCCTCCCCTTGCTTTCATCACTTCTATCATGACAGTTTGCAATGTCACGAAGATCCGATTTGATGATACTGGCGAATACTTGTCGTATTCTCGTTGAACAACATTGACAATGGAAACTATTGTTCTTGTAGCATTCTTAAATTGAACAGACTGGATAGATGCAAAGAACCCCAAATCAAGGATATTTAAGTCCGGTGAATTTGGTGGTTGTCAAATTAACTGGATATTGAATCCATCTTGTTGAGGTGCCTCACGAAATAAAGGATCTGAAGGTTCAATGTGAGGACGAGCATTATCTTGTTGGATGTATATTGGTTCCCTAGCATCTTCAGTTGGCCATTTTGCTCGAATTGCAGGAATAACCTTCTGTATGATAAAAGCATGCATCACATCTTCTTGAGTAGTTCGTTGAATGAAGGGCTATCATTTCGTTTGTTTGGTCCtttcttgcttgagtttgacattGCTGCAACGGTATTGTCTGGTTTGCATTTGCGATTCTAAttgcccgagtagttgtttcggtgATCGACATTGTGGTTTTTGTCTTGTTCTTGGTTGTTACCTTGGTTGTTGTTGTCACGCCCGCGATTGCGGTATGAGTTGAACCTTTCGcgttccttatcttcttcatctgcccatgactgagccataattttgagttctttgataTCAGCTGGACggcgtctgccaaagtcttggaacatgcatTGGACCCAGAGGCTGTTTTGAAAGCATTCTATCATGTCTGCCTCTGAGATGTCGACAATTGTAGACTTTTTATCAAAAAAGCAGCGTAGGTAGCTGCATAGGGATTCATCCTTTTGTTGCTTAACCTGAGACAAGTCAATTCTATTGCTAGGGCGCTGCATAGCTCCCGCGTAATTGCTTGTAAAAGCTTTCTTTAGATCAGACCAATGAGTCTATGGAGTTAGTCTTCAAAGATTCAAGCCACGTTagtggcgcgggttccatgcatacggGGAAGTGGATGACCTGTGTATCATCGCTTCCGCCTGCAGCTTGTACTGCTAGTGAGTAGATGCGGAGCCACTGaactgggtcttgtttgccatcatacttggtgatgcccattggtttgaatttctctggtagagtagtcttcatgttgATTATATCTCGAGCATCACGGTTGTGGTTTAGTCTTTCCCTAAGATTGTTGATATGCGAGGGTTCTGGATTAGCTCTGCGGTGACGTGGGCCTTCCGCGGAGGCTGTACGACTACCTTCGGCTGCATCTCTGTTTTGTTTTGGAGCTTCTCGTGTGTCTATGCTTTGCCTTGGGCCTTCGAGTATGCCCCTATGTTGTCTTGGTTCTTCGACTATGTCCCGGCTTCTCCTTGAGCCCTCAATAGCACCCCCATGTTGTCTTGCTTCTTCACGTTGCTGGTTTGAGTATCTTGCATGGTCTCTGCTGCCATCATGGTGATTGCGAGGTAAGGATGGGATTGGTGCTTCCTTGTCGAGGAGCCTGTACGCGCTCTCTACCAAGTGCGATATCAGTTCGTTGAACTTATCTTGGGGCATAATTGTTGTCAGAAGATCGATTGAAGTGATAGCTGCAAGTGGAGTGTTATGTTCCcgtgattgaactgcttcaaatgctCTGTCGAGGTTTCTTATGGGGAGTCTTGCAAGTAGTCGACGACGATCTGCTCTCTAAGCGTTTCTTGCCCTTTTTTGAGTTCTCTGGTCGCTCGTTTCATCTTCTGGGATGTTAGCCGATAATTCATCTTGGGAGACTTCTTCAACATGGCGTTCCTAACAAAGAGTCCTCTGGTGTTGGTCGCTGGTTCCTATTCCATCGGTCGgcgaaacaacaacaaaaagtTTCCTATCCGGTGAGTAGCTTCCATAGCTTTATGTCTTCACGGATTGGTGAAAGCGGAGTACCCTCTTGATAAGGGAGGATATCCAAGTGTGCGACAAGACGTGACTCGTTATCCTAGgcaaggaaggatggcttcatacctggctagtagacgaatctgccttgtggtgttgatgtgattaccaggccctgttgCGGACCTGACAAGGGGAGTTCTTCAAGAGAGTTCGAGTCGTAGTCGTGGTTCTCAATTGACTCCAGACCAGATTGGACTTTGGATAGAGCTTTTTTATGAACCATGACCGTGTTTCGAAGTCCAAATGGGAGTTGGCTTGGAGTTATATCCAGTCCGTACAATGGTTGAATTGCCAGCTTGCGAGGGCTAGTCCGAGTTGTGGATGagtccgagttgtagtcgaactcggtgttgtttAGATcgaaaaatttgaatttcctGATGGAATCCTCTGCCTCATGTAGATGAAAGTTTTCGCCGGGATGCTTCTTCTCCTGTTCTTCGACGATGTAGTATTGGAAACTGCAGCGCCGTCAGCGATGCAGAACCAGGAGCCAAAGACGATGGTTGCGATCGCTTTGAACGCGAacgcaggcttgatgatgactagAGCCATCGACCTCGCGCGGAGAATTTTGACTACTTCCCccacctagcgcgccagctgtcggtgttttaacccgtcaacctatcaagggagtaaccgagatagtgttttggttggt
The genomic region above belongs to Setaria italica strain Yugu1 chromosome VI, Setaria_italica_v2.0, whole genome shotgun sequence and contains:
- the LOC101779908 gene encoding uncharacterized protein LOC101779908 → MVAWWRRKVVPRARRAWAAVAARLRARKPGSGGILKLHEDVQTCGYKDVQVMFDMLTSELEAAAQAQKPPPSPPRKQAPPPVWPGRSSSTIAAAQ
- the LOC101779244 gene encoding succinate dehydrogenase subunit 6, mitochondrial, with the protein product MGIGEHFEGVKQHWARNLAFLDYFKKVYGRAEPLPKWSDADVEEFIASDPVYGPQLKVLRESRKFALGGALVGAAHLGGVAFKYSKAPHGVLLATGFGAITGAVLGAEVAEHWYQLYKVDKQGANLRFIYWWEDKVSGQKS